The Asticcacaulis excentricus genome has a segment encoding these proteins:
- a CDS encoding DUF2939 domain-containing protein yields MFKTLSIAIIVAALAALFGFAIGPVWAFYDLRSAAESEDIQSLSELVAFDDVRTSLKAQLWADAKGTTTADAPAPNVMKDPLGAIGRAITDLTAPAPKQPVIDVNSYLTAKALLALSYGAGKDANVVEPREFAPKPPLPTVLYWSIDRARLGVKQPDIGTTVFTLKRKGLFTWQVTHIGLPNPEAEAAASASASSDFGPDK; encoded by the coding sequence GTGTTCAAGACCTTATCCATCGCCATCATCGTCGCCGCTCTGGCCGCCCTGTTCGGTTTTGCCATCGGCCCGGTCTGGGCCTTTTACGACCTGCGTTCAGCAGCGGAGTCCGAGGACATCCAGAGCCTGTCGGAACTGGTGGCCTTTGACGACGTGCGCACCAGTCTCAAGGCGCAGTTGTGGGCCGATGCCAAGGGCACGACGACCGCCGACGCTCCCGCGCCCAATGTCATGAAGGACCCGCTGGGGGCCATCGGCCGCGCCATTACCGACCTGACCGCGCCCGCCCCCAAACAACCCGTGATCGACGTCAATTCGTACCTGACGGCCAAGGCCCTGCTGGCCCTGTCCTACGGGGCGGGCAAAGACGCCAATGTGGTCGAACCGCGCGAATTTGCGCCCAAACCGCCCCTGCCCACCGTCCTTTACTGGAGCATTGACCGCGCGCGTCTGGGGGTAAAGCAGCCCGACATCGGCACGACGGTGTTCACGCTGAAGCGCAAGGGCCTGTTCACCTGGCAGGTGACGCATATCGGCCTGCCCAATCCGGAAGCCGAAGCGGCCGCCTCAGCCTCGGCTAGCAGCGATTTCGGTCCCGACAAATAG
- a CDS encoding AEC family transporter: MLETLSRVLLFFAFVGLGVLLARTGRLKSEGLDGLSAYFYWLGFPAYLIHAFANLPRPDALHVGWLGVYALAFAVSSGLCLLAARRFGATRGEATGAGMAAFISNSAFLGLPILTGLLGPQVMQVAPLLFVADFLILFFIGCAGLSVASGHGIGLALKRTMQNPTVLGSLLGVGLMLAGVKIPPMFDQMLDILGRSSVPVALVALGGMLGLMPLKTLRSVTPVTATAVAGKLLLAPAVMAVAMHLFGAPPLMWKIAVFLSACPTAVSVFIQARMYGLWYEGAAVSIAQSTVISLFTLSGLALLLTHL; encoded by the coding sequence ATGCTGGAAACCCTGAGCCGCGTTCTGCTGTTTTTTGCCTTTGTCGGACTGGGGGTGCTTCTGGCGCGCACCGGGCGACTGAAATCCGAAGGGCTGGATGGCCTAAGCGCCTATTTCTACTGGCTGGGCTTTCCCGCCTATCTGATCCACGCCTTTGCCAATCTGCCGCGACCCGATGCGCTGCATGTGGGCTGGCTGGGCGTCTATGCGCTGGCTTTCGCCGTATCGTCGGGGCTTTGCCTGCTGGCCGCCCGGCGTTTCGGCGCCACACGCGGCGAAGCCACCGGCGCCGGCATGGCCGCCTTCATTTCCAACAGCGCCTTTCTGGGCCTGCCCATTCTGACCGGGCTTCTGGGGCCGCAGGTCATGCAGGTGGCCCCGCTGCTGTTTGTCGCTGATTTTTTGATTCTGTTTTTTATCGGCTGCGCCGGCCTGTCGGTCGCGTCGGGCCACGGCATAGGTCTGGCGCTCAAACGCACGATGCAGAACCCCACCGTGCTGGGGTCACTGCTGGGGGTCGGGCTGATGCTGGCCGGGGTGAAGATTCCGCCGATGTTCGATCAGATGCTCGACATACTGGGCCGCTCGTCCGTGCCGGTGGCTCTGGTGGCATTAGGCGGGATGCTGGGGCTTATGCCTTTGAAAACGTTACGCTCTGTTACGCCCGTGACCGCCACTGCCGTGGCGGGCAAGCTGCTTCTGGCCCCCGCCGTGATGGCCGTTGCCATGCACCTGTTCGGCGCGCCGCCATTGATGTGGAAGATCGCCGTCTTCCTGTCAGCCTGCCCCACAGCGGTCAGTGTCTTCATTCAGGCGCGCATGTACGGCCTGTGGTACGAAGGCGCGGCGGTGTCCATCGCCCAATCGACGGTCATCTCATTGTTTACCCTGTCGGGTCTGGCGCTCCTCTTGACTCACCTGTGA
- a CDS encoding pentapeptide repeat-containing protein — MAQDKTADRDKLLAEAWARWRKADYSWEGLLDPYEEFPDEEFHDKESPGYESLQHYWRTDPETGVVRDDAALIAAGELIEVEGQKTYHLAHLPLYYEDGTPTAKTTADTADARHKRLQALIETRLKAASGEDAPMALLHGLVVGGPIDLSRERIDHPIRAHFNFAILTHSHFDNATFSGYASFDSATFSGYASFDSATFSGDARFDSATFSGYASFDSAIFSGEARFDSATFSGDASFISATFSGDASFISATFSGDASFISATFPFSASFNRATFSGDARFDSATLSFYADFDSATFSGEARFDSATFPFSASFNRATFSDTALFRFALFGGPLRLDEAVFLGQADFEGDGSGTSRPSGSQALSLSRSTDKPDQFEGRLASLDTPSLASLRRIPSIAASGTVFLSEANFSNRDIPNASTFKYARFYGAVRFHDSKLHPDVIFPHVQWQPSLDFPPSATALPPVPDRALTALYEAAVPLRGKSLQSLTEWRQEFEAERHEKAGSAYQTLRIETETDIRRDGLSPAGWARFCYRLMKAIKRAPAETPETETPAEAFITQRIHDDYYAKVESGFRTLKLIMEGRRDREAEGEFFRLELMAWRKRSNVRPGLHFATDCYRILSGYGQSLVRPLMSLAATFLIFALLYFGILYQGTNWGDDLFMAFWASLSRSFPFGAFGDGSGLYREWINQSHGPGRAMLFMVLGTIQSFLTLIIAFLFGLAVRRRFQIS; from the coding sequence ATGGCACAGGACAAGACAGCAGACAGGGACAAGTTACTCGCCGAAGCGTGGGCGCGCTGGCGGAAGGCTGATTACTCGTGGGAAGGGCTGCTTGACCCCTACGAAGAATTCCCCGACGAAGAATTCCACGACAAAGAATCCCCCGGCTATGAGTCGCTACAGCATTACTGGCGCACCGATCCGGAGACCGGAGTGGTGCGCGACGATGCGGCGCTCATTGCGGCGGGGGAGTTGATTGAGGTCGAGGGACAGAAAACCTATCACCTCGCCCATCTGCCCTTGTATTATGAAGACGGCACACCGACGGCCAAGACGACAGCCGACACCGCCGATGCGCGGCATAAACGCCTGCAAGCCCTTATCGAGACGCGCCTGAAAGCCGCTTCAGGCGAAGATGCACCAATGGCCCTTTTACACGGCCTTGTTGTGGGCGGTCCGATCGACCTGTCCCGGGAGCGCATTGACCATCCGATACGCGCCCATTTCAATTTCGCCATCCTAACCCACAGCCATTTTGATAACGCAACCTTCTCTGGCTACGCCAGCTTCGACAGCGCAACCTTCTCTGGCTACGCCAGCTTCGACAGCGCAACCTTCTCTGGCGACGCCCGCTTCGACAGCGCAACCTTCTCTGGCTACGCCAGCTTCGACAGCGCAATCTTCTCTGGCGAGGCCCGCTTCGACAGCGCAACCTTCTCTGGCGACGCCAGCTTCATCAGCGCAACCTTCTCTGGCGACGCCAGCTTCATCAGCGCAACCTTCTCTGGCGACGCCAGCTTCATCAGCGCAACCTTCCCTTTCTCCGCCAGCTTCAATCGCGCAACCTTCTCTGGCGACGCCCGCTTCGACAGCGCAACCCTCTCTTTCTACGCCGACTTCGACAGCGCAACCTTCTCTGGCGAGGCCCGCTTCGACAGCGCAACCTTCCCTTTCTCCGCCAGCTTCAATCGCGCAACCTTCTCAGACACCGCCCTATTCAGATTTGCCCTGTTCGGAGGGCCTCTCCGCCTAGACGAGGCGGTTTTCTTAGGCCAAGCCGATTTTGAGGGAGATGGCTCGGGCACGTCGCGGCCGAGCGGGTCGCAAGCGCTGAGCCTAAGCCGCAGCACCGATAAACCCGATCAGTTTGAGGGAAGGCTTGCGTCTTTGGACACGCCATCACTGGCCAGTTTGCGGCGTATTCCGTCGATTGCAGCAAGTGGCACGGTCTTTCTGAGTGAGGCTAATTTCTCCAATCGCGACATACCCAATGCCTCGACCTTCAAGTACGCGCGCTTTTACGGGGCCGTGCGTTTTCATGACAGCAAACTGCATCCGGACGTGATCTTTCCGCACGTCCAATGGCAACCGTCCCTCGACTTCCCGCCTTCGGCAACCGCCTTGCCGCCTGTTCCCGACAGGGCGCTCACGGCGCTTTATGAAGCTGCCGTGCCTTTACGCGGGAAGTCCTTACAATCTTTAACAGAATGGCGACAAGAGTTTGAAGCGGAACGACATGAAAAGGCAGGTTCTGCCTATCAAACGCTGCGAATTGAAACGGAAACCGACATCCGCCGGGATGGTCTGTCACCGGCAGGGTGGGCCAGGTTCTGTTATCGCCTGATGAAGGCCATCAAACGAGCGCCAGCAGAAACCCCAGAAACAGAAACTCCCGCAGAGGCCTTTATCACCCAGCGCATCCATGACGATTATTATGCAAAGGTCGAATCGGGGTTTCGCACGCTGAAACTAATCATGGAGGGCCGTCGCGACCGGGAGGCCGAAGGGGAGTTCTTTCGTCTGGAACTGATGGCGTGGCGCAAGCGTTCCAATGTCAGGCCCGGACTGCATTTCGCTACAGACTGCTATCGAATTCTGTCGGGCTACGGGCAGTCACTGGTACGCCCACTGATGTCACTGGCCGCGACTTTTCTCATCTTTGCACTGCTCTATTTCGGCATCCTGTATCAGGGGACCAACTGGGGTGACGATCTTTTCATGGCGTTTTGGGCGTCTCTGTCGCGATCCTTTCCCTTCGGCGCGTTTGGCGACGGGAGCGGCCTTTATCGCGAATGGATCAATCAGTCGCACGGACCGGGTCGGGCCATGCTGTTCATGGTTCTCGGGACCATTCAATCCTTCCTGACCCTTATCATTGCCTTCCTGTTCGGCCTTGCCGTGCGTCGGCGCTTCCAGATCAGCTAA
- a CDS encoding SGNH/GDSL hydrolase family protein, translating to MTKALWLAGWLLAGTSFAAIASADTLPLHSGGRTAAPAHTHQWPGVYFETATTSKSVTLSFDDSTNIYKLYLNGEVVKVIEKPGQTTVRFDSKSPKAVDVYRLEKITESQDQTGRFLGFSADKPAALTARARQVEFIGDSFTVGYGNTSPKRDCTNDEVWATTDTSQAFGPLTAKHYEADYQVNAFSGRGIVRNYNGFIGDPLPKLYPYSLFDGKTAYDATGWQPQIIVIGLGTNDFSTALNPGEKWTTREALQADYRDTYVAFVKSLRAKNPQAQFILMASDGANGEIRAQVSQVAKTLKDGGETRLDTLFFDGLDFGGCHYHPSLADDRKIAGLIQGWIDAHPGVWQGK from the coding sequence ATGACAAAGGCGCTATGGCTGGCCGGATGGCTTCTCGCGGGGACGAGCTTCGCCGCCATCGCCTCTGCGGACACCCTGCCCCTGCACAGCGGCGGACGCACGGCGGCCCCGGCCCATACGCATCAATGGCCGGGCGTCTATTTTGAGACCGCGACGACTTCCAAATCCGTCACCCTCAGTTTCGATGACAGCACCAATATCTATAAGCTGTACCTCAACGGTGAGGTGGTGAAGGTCATCGAAAAACCCGGCCAGACGACGGTTCGCTTCGACAGCAAAAGCCCAAAGGCCGTGGACGTCTATCGCCTCGAAAAGATCACCGAATCGCAGGACCAGACCGGGCGTTTCCTCGGTTTCAGCGCCGACAAGCCCGCCGCCCTGACCGCCCGCGCGCGTCAAGTCGAGTTTATCGGTGACAGCTTTACCGTCGGTTACGGCAATACCTCGCCAAAGCGCGACTGTACCAATGACGAGGTATGGGCGACGACCGACACGTCTCAGGCCTTCGGGCCGCTGACGGCCAAACACTATGAGGCCGACTATCAGGTCAACGCCTTTTCCGGTCGCGGAATCGTGCGCAATTACAATGGCTTTATCGGCGATCCTCTACCAAAACTTTATCCTTACAGCCTGTTCGACGGTAAGACCGCCTACGACGCCACCGGCTGGCAGCCACAGATTATCGTCATCGGACTGGGGACCAATGATTTTTCGACCGCGCTCAATCCGGGCGAAAAATGGACGACGCGCGAAGCCTTGCAAGCCGATTACCGCGACACCTATGTCGCCTTCGTCAAGTCTCTGCGCGCTAAAAACCCGCAGGCGCAGTTCATCCTGATGGCCTCCGACGGCGCCAATGGCGAGATTCGCGCGCAGGTTTCTCAGGTGGCCAAAACGCTGAAAGACGGCGGTGAAACGCGCCTCGACACGCTGTTTTTCGACGGACTGGACTTTGGCGGCTGCCACTATCATCCGTCGCTGGCCGATGATCGAAAAATTGCCGGCCTGATACAGGGCTGGATCGACGCCCATCCGGGCGTGTGGCAAGGGAAATAG
- a CDS encoding NADP-dependent isocitrate dehydrogenase: MAKIKVANPVVDIDGDEMTRIIWQLIKDKLIHPYIDIDLQYFDLGMEHRDATDDQVTIDAANAIKACGVGVKCATITPDEARVKEFGLKKMWKSPNGTIRNILGGVVFREPIICKNVPRLVPGWTQPIVVGRHAFGDQYKATDFLVPGPGKLTIKFQGDDGQVIEHEVFQFPSSGVAMGMYNLDDSIRDFARASFEYGIARNYPVYLSTKNTILKAYDGRFKDIFQEIFDAEYAAKFKELGLTYEHRLIDDMVASALKWSGGFVWACKNYDGDVQSDTVAQGYGSLGLMTSALVTPDGKIMEAEAAHGTVTRHYRQHQKGEATSTNSMASIFAWTQGLKHRAKLDDNAELKHFAETLEKVCIDTVEAGFMTKDLALLVGDTQGWLTTEGFLDKISENLSKALAA, from the coding sequence ATGGCCAAAATCAAGGTGGCGAACCCCGTCGTCGATATCGACGGCGATGAAATGACCCGCATCATCTGGCAGCTTATCAAGGACAAGCTGATCCACCCCTATATCGATATCGATTTGCAATATTTCGATCTGGGGATGGAACACCGCGATGCCACCGACGATCAGGTGACCATCGACGCCGCCAACGCCATCAAGGCCTGCGGCGTGGGCGTCAAGTGCGCCACCATCACTCCGGATGAGGCCCGCGTGAAGGAATTCGGCCTCAAGAAGATGTGGAAGTCGCCCAACGGCACCATCCGCAACATTCTGGGCGGCGTCGTGTTCCGTGAACCGATCATCTGCAAGAACGTACCGCGCCTCGTGCCCGGCTGGACCCAGCCGATCGTCGTCGGCCGTCACGCCTTCGGTGACCAGTACAAGGCCACCGATTTCCTCGTCCCCGGCCCCGGCAAGCTGACCATCAAGTTCCAGGGCGACGACGGTCAGGTCATCGAGCACGAAGTGTTCCAGTTCCCGTCTTCGGGCGTGGCCATGGGCATGTATAACCTCGACGACTCGATCCGCGATTTTGCCCGCGCCTCGTTCGAATACGGCATTGCGCGCAACTATCCGGTCTATCTTTCGACCAAGAACACCATCCTCAAGGCCTATGACGGCCGCTTCAAGGACATCTTCCAGGAAATCTTCGACGCCGAATACGCGGCGAAGTTCAAAGAACTGGGCCTGACCTATGAGCACCGTCTGATCGACGACATGGTTGCCTCGGCGCTGAAGTGGTCGGGCGGTTTCGTCTGGGCCTGTAAGAACTATGACGGCGACGTGCAGTCGGATACGGTGGCGCAGGGCTACGGCAGCTTGGGTCTGATGACCTCCGCCCTCGTCACGCCGGACGGCAAGATCATGGAGGCGGAAGCCGCCCACGGCACCGTCACCCGCCACTATCGCCAGCATCAGAAGGGCGAGGCCACCTCGACCAACTCGATGGCGTCGATCTTTGCGTGGACGCAGGGCCTCAAGCACCGCGCCAAGCTGGACGACAATGCCGAGCTGAAGCACTTTGCCGAAACGCTGGAAAAGGTCTGCATCGACACCGTCGAAGCGGGCTTCATGACCAAGGATCTGGCGCTGCTGGTTGGTGATACGCAAGGCTGGCTGACCACCGAAGGCTTCCTCGACAAGATCTCCGAGAACCTGTCGAAGGCTTTGGCGGCTTAA
- a CDS encoding P63C domain-containing protein: MTDSPQSKGGKSRAEKLSADERREIARQGAQKRWAKLKDLPQATHGSADQPLKIGDAEIQCYVLADGRRVISQRGMNAALQRAESGSISRRKPVYDAVGNLPSFLYPSNIRSFISNDLALSATTPIEFKLPGGNTVGHGYPAEMLPEVCSVWMQAKEAGVLTPAQMKTAAAASIIVQAMAKVGIVALVDEATGYQSERERGELHRLLEAYLSEERLAWAKRFPDEFYKQIYRLKDWTWPPNGRAKPPVLGHITNDIVYERLPTGVLPKLRELNPADEESKRRKFKHHQFLSPEVGQPDLRDHILQILPLMKVSKTWDGFKKLLEQAFPKSGDQGRLDL, encoded by the coding sequence ATGACTGATTCCCCTCAATCTAAAGGCGGCAAAAGCCGCGCTGAAAAACTGTCTGCGGATGAGAGACGAGAAATCGCTCGTCAAGGGGCTCAAAAGCGATGGGCTAAGCTTAAAGATCTGCCGCAGGCAACTCATGGGTCTGCTGACCAGCCACTTAAAATAGGTGACGCTGAAATTCAATGCTATGTGCTCGCGGATGGCCGGCGTGTCATATCGCAGCGCGGAATGAACGCAGCGCTTCAAAGAGCAGAGTCCGGTTCGATTAGTCGTCGTAAGCCGGTCTATGACGCTGTCGGCAATCTGCCATCTTTCTTGTATCCCAGCAATATTAGAAGCTTTATTTCGAATGACTTAGCGTTATCGGCTACTACGCCTATAGAATTTAAACTGCCGGGAGGAAACACTGTAGGGCATGGATATCCCGCAGAAATGTTGCCTGAAGTTTGTTCTGTATGGATGCAAGCAAAAGAGGCTGGTGTCCTTACCCCAGCTCAAATGAAGACTGCTGCTGCTGCCTCGATTATTGTTCAAGCTATGGCCAAGGTGGGCATAGTCGCTCTGGTGGATGAGGCGACAGGCTATCAAAGTGAACGTGAGCGAGGAGAACTTCACAGGCTGTTAGAGGCCTATCTATCGGAAGAGCGCCTAGCATGGGCTAAGCGGTTCCCGGATGAGTTTTATAAGCAAATCTATCGACTAAAAGATTGGACTTGGCCTCCTAATGGCAGAGCAAAGCCACCGGTGCTAGGGCACATAACAAATGATATTGTTTATGAGCGCCTTCCTACTGGTGTCCTGCCTAAATTACGCGAACTGAATCCAGCTGATGAAGAGTCTAAGAGGAGAAAATTCAAGCATCACCAGTTTCTGTCCCCAGAAGTAGGTCAGCCCGATCTGAGAGATCATATCCTTCAAATATTGCCGCTTATGAAGGTCTCAAAAACATGGGATGGCTTCAAAAAGTTGTTGGAACAAGCATTTCCTAAATCAGGAGATCAAGGACGATTGGATTTATAA
- a CDS encoding zinc-binding metallopeptidase family protein: MKLFTCAQCGNTLFFHNRACVSCGTRLGFSPNSRDLHALRPAGDDRWQPVNGGDRYRFCANAATDVCNWLVPEGDGSAYCRACRHNRLIPNDLDRFRRIIDAQHRLFYAFLKWDLPAPDRSEDPDGGLVFDYLEDEQAPDGTFHSAMTGHDEGIISIRAAEADDAVRESVRSQMGEPYRTLLGHFRHECGHFLWNRLVRDAGKLDACRAVFGDDEADYQASIERHYAEGPPPFWADSYISAYASMHPWEDFAETFAHVLHITDALETAHYYGMTIKTKADEGVAAEVDFKPYRVTDFERLAEAWVPLSLAINSIHNAMGERPLYPFILTPTVRNKLTFVHRLITGQAV, translated from the coding sequence ATGAAGCTGTTTACCTGCGCCCAATGCGGCAATACCCTGTTTTTCCATAACCGCGCCTGCGTCAGTTGCGGGACGCGGTTGGGTTTTTCGCCGAACAGCCGTGACCTGCACGCCCTGAGGCCCGCAGGCGACGACCGCTGGCAACCGGTCAATGGCGGCGACCGCTATCGCTTCTGCGCCAATGCCGCGACGGATGTGTGCAACTGGCTGGTGCCCGAAGGGGATGGCTCGGCCTATTGCCGCGCCTGCCGCCACAACCGCCTGATCCCCAACGATCTCGATCGGTTCCGGCGCATTATCGACGCCCAGCACCGGCTGTTTTACGCCTTCCTCAAATGGGACCTGCCCGCTCCCGACCGCAGCGAAGACCCGGACGGGGGGCTCGTTTTCGACTATCTGGAGGACGAACAGGCCCCGGACGGCACCTTCCACAGCGCCATGACCGGCCACGATGAGGGCATCATCTCCATCCGCGCCGCCGAAGCCGACGACGCCGTACGCGAAAGCGTGCGCAGCCAGATGGGTGAGCCCTATCGCACCCTGCTCGGCCATTTTCGCCACGAATGCGGGCATTTCCTCTGGAACCGGCTGGTGCGCGACGCCGGTAAACTTGATGCCTGCCGTGCGGTTTTTGGTGACGACGAAGCCGATTATCAGGCCTCTATCGAGCGCCACTATGCCGAAGGGCCGCCCCCCTTCTGGGCCGACAGCTATATCAGCGCCTATGCCTCGATGCACCCGTGGGAGGACTTTGCCGAAACCTTCGCCCACGTGCTGCACATTACCGATGCCCTTGAAACCGCTCACTATTATGGCATGACCATCAAGACCAAGGCCGACGAAGGTGTCGCGGCCGAGGTCGATTTCAAGCCCTATCGCGTCACGGACTTTGAGCGTCTGGCCGAGGCCTGGGTGCCGCTCAGTCTGGCGATCAACTCGATCCATAACGCCATGGGCGAGCGGCCGCTCTATCCGTTTATCCTGACGCCCACCGTGCGCAACAAACTCACCTTTGTGCACCGGCTGATCACGGGTCAGGCGGTTTAG
- a CDS encoding glucose 1-dehydrogenase: MDRLKDKVALVTGGAQGIGKAIVCSFAAEGARVIIADIDPREGEALAAELPGAAFRRLDVADEAQWIAVLDSVVADFGRLDVLVNNAGITGRADAKNDPEHTTLEDWRRVMTVNTDGVFLGCKHAIRVMRPNRTGSIINMSSRSGLVGIPHQAAYAASKAAVRNHTKTVALYCAEEGLNIRCNSVHPAAILTPMWEAMLKDEADKEKVAAGTPLHRFGRPDEVAAVVLLLASDEATFITGSEFNIDGGVLAGTAASPK, encoded by the coding sequence ATGGATCGCTTGAAGGATAAGGTGGCGCTGGTGACCGGAGGCGCGCAGGGTATCGGCAAGGCTATTGTGTGCAGCTTTGCCGCTGAAGGGGCGCGGGTCATCATCGCCGATATCGACCCCCGTGAAGGCGAGGCACTGGCGGCGGAGCTGCCCGGTGCGGCGTTCCGCCGACTCGATGTCGCTGATGAAGCGCAATGGATCGCCGTCCTCGATTCGGTGGTGGCCGATTTCGGCCGGCTGGACGTTCTGGTCAATAATGCGGGCATTACCGGGCGCGCCGATGCCAAAAATGATCCCGAACACACCACGCTTGAAGACTGGCGGCGGGTGATGACGGTCAATACGGACGGTGTGTTTCTGGGCTGCAAGCACGCGATTCGCGTGATGCGCCCGAATCGCACCGGTTCGATCATCAATATGTCGTCGCGCTCAGGGCTGGTCGGCATTCCGCATCAGGCGGCCTATGCGGCCTCGAAAGCCGCTGTGCGCAATCACACCAAGACGGTGGCGCTTTATTGTGCGGAGGAGGGGCTGAATATCCGCTGCAATTCGGTGCATCCGGCGGCGATTCTGACGCCGATGTGGGAGGCCATGCTTAAGGACGAAGCCGATAAGGAAAAGGTCGCCGCCGGGACGCCGCTGCACCGATTCGGGCGACCGGATGAGGTGGCCGCCGTCGTGCTGCTTCTGGCCTCGGATGAAGCCACCTTCATCACCGGTTCGGAATTCAACATCGACGGCGGCGTTCTGGCGGGTACGGCGGCTTCGCCTAAGTAG
- a CDS encoding RNA methyltransferase — protein sequence MKENRTAPPLERPDLTLPCVILDRPQMAENIGSVARVMANFGLRDLRIVNPRDGWPQERAWAMSSGAHWPLDNATIYETVAEAIADLNAVYATTARPRETQLPVRTPRQCADDSYANAQQGLKTGLLFGAERAGLETSDIALCHSIVTIPVDPAFHSLNLSQAVNIVLYEWRLKVMDTPKAAFTKNMDQPAALEKLHGLYGHLEDELEKAGFFFPPEKKESMQRNLRVALNRAQLTEQEVRTWRGVVTALVKGRGRSLLNKTPE from the coding sequence ATGAAAGAAAACCGTACTGCCCCGCCGCTGGAGCGGCCCGACCTGACCTTGCCGTGCGTCATCCTCGACCGGCCGCAGATGGCCGAAAACATAGGCTCGGTCGCCCGCGTCATGGCCAATTTCGGCCTGCGCGACCTGCGGATCGTCAATCCGCGCGATGGCTGGCCGCAGGAGCGCGCCTGGGCCATGTCCTCTGGCGCGCACTGGCCGCTCGACAATGCCACCATCTATGAGACGGTGGCCGAGGCCATTGCCGACCTCAACGCCGTCTATGCCACCACGGCCCGTCCGCGCGAGACGCAGTTGCCCGTGCGTACCCCGCGTCAGTGCGCCGACGATTCTTATGCCAACGCGCAACAGGGCCTCAAAACAGGTCTGCTGTTCGGGGCTGAGCGCGCCGGGCTGGAAACCAGCGACATTGCCCTTTGCCATTCGATCGTCACCATCCCCGTCGATCCGGCCTTCCATTCACTTAACCTGTCTCAGGCCGTGAACATCGTCCTCTATGAGTGGCGCCTGAAGGTGATGGATACGCCGAAGGCCGCCTTCACCAAAAACATGGATCAGCCGGCGGCGCTGGAGAAGCTACACGGCCTTTACGGGCATCTGGAGGATGAACTGGAAAAGGCCGGCTTCTTCTTCCCGCCGGAAAAGAAGGAATCGATGCAACGCAATCTGCGCGTGGCGCTCAATCGGGCGCAGCTCACCGAGCAGGAGGTGCGTACCTGGCGGGGTGTGGTGACCGCGCTGGTGAAGGGCAGGGGGCGCTCGCTTCTCAATAAAACGCCGGAATAA
- a CDS encoding TMEM165/GDT1 family protein: MDAFLNSTALVAFSEIGDKTQLLALILAARYHKSIPIIWGIFIATVANHALAAGVGHFVSGLALTTYMPWIVAIAFIALGLWILIPDKMDDDEAPKKDYGPFLTTLIAFFLAEMGDKTQVATVFLGAKYENAFAWVVLGTTFGMMLANVPAVLFGDKVLKVVPMKIVRYVASGLFIAIGLYSFWQIFKS, translated from the coding sequence GTGGACGCCTTCCTCAATTCGACCGCCCTCGTCGCCTTTTCCGAAATCGGCGACAAGACGCAGTTGCTGGCCCTGATTCTGGCCGCGCGCTATCACAAATCCATACCGATTATCTGGGGCATCTTCATCGCCACGGTGGCGAATCACGCGCTGGCCGCCGGGGTCGGGCATTTTGTCTCCGGACTGGCCCTGACCACCTACATGCCGTGGATCGTCGCCATTGCCTTTATCGCGCTCGGTCTGTGGATCCTGATTCCGGACAAGATGGACGACGATGAGGCTCCCAAAAAGGATTACGGCCCCTTCCTCACCACCCTGATCGCCTTCTTCCTGGCCGAAATGGGCGACAAGACGCAGGTGGCCACGGTGTTTCTGGGGGCCAAGTACGAAAACGCCTTTGCCTGGGTCGTGCTCGGCACCACCTTCGGTATGATGCTGGCCAATGTCCCGGCGGTTCTGTTCGGCGACAAGGTGCTGAAGGTCGTGCCGATGAAGATCGTGCGCTACGTGGCGTCCGGGTTGTTTATCGCCATCGGTCTCTATTCGTTCTGGCAAATCTTTAAGAGTTAA